CAGAGAGTTGTCCCATTACTTAAATAAGCCGCTCTTAGGACATAAAATCACAAAATCAATCCTAGTTAAATTAGCCTTTGTCATTATCTCACCTCTTCTGCTCCATGAGCTCCATGGTGCAGAGAAAATGCCACACATGGCTGTCTCGGCCCTATCATGGCTAGGCAAGCCATGCGTGTCAGCTCACTGCCATGTATTAAGTGGCTTAATCTAGTGCTTGTGtaagagtgactgagagggatACAGTGCTAAGACACCTGTGCCCCAGAGCCTTAAGCCTCCGGTTGAAGTTGCAGAAACCCTCTGCATGGTAGCTTGATCAGGCAGAATCCAATATGGGGATTTCACCTTAAGTGTCGGAGCCTATAGCGGAGCATCATTCAACGTCATGCCGATAGATCCAAAGAAACAAATCCCTGTAGTTTAGACGTAGAGTAGTTAGGGCTGCActgtataaatatattttttctcaatatcaactggcacaataAATGCATCACGAAAGGCTGCGTCatatgttcaatttgttcaaagAAAGCACATTGGGAATGAtttactttcatttgttttaaattcaacaagcaatttgttgtatttaagcAGAATACTGAGAgtagcagaaatgcagaactgagtacacttaaatatctgcttttttttatCCGTTAACGTAACGTTATTGCCTatgttcctcatatcgtgcagccctactctgaGTTGTTTTTCCCTTCATAATCACAGATGGTAAAACATGCTAATGAGACACATTATGGCTCCCTGTAGAGACATTGCCTCTGCTTGACCACCTCCGCAGATCggtcagaggtcagggtcaGCTACAAAGCAGCATTCCTGGGGCTGGAGTGGactcagtgtcttgctcaaggacacgtCATCAGAACAGATGCTTACCACATGAATTAATATCCCCAAATGAACGTGTATCTCTGTTCAGTAGTCTGCCCTGCTGTCTCGGTTTTGGCAGTAATGCTGTCTGTCACGGCTACGGTGCTTTCTCTACACTAAGTgatgttcttttctcaaagggTGATTTGGAGCGcagaataaatgtgtgtgtgtgtgtgtgtgtgtgtgtgtgtgtgtgtgtgtgtgtgtgtgtgtgtgtgtgtgtgtgtgtgtgtgtgtgtgtgtgtgtgtgtgtgtgtgtgtgtgatgattgGGGTTCAGTAAGGTCACGGCAACAGCATGTTGTAATTCCCTTCCAGaatgaatattttaaaatttgaaTGGAGAGtaaactcttttctctcagagGCTTTGTTTTAGTTCCATAGATAACCTTCATCTAGCCTGAAGAGCACAAGCACAAGAATATTTTCTCCTCACTTACACGATGTTCTTGAGGAATCAGTCTGGGCTTGATTGTGCCTCCTTTAATCTTGGGGAATAGTTTCCTAATTGTGCCAAGCCTGTCTGCTGATAATCTGACATACAACGCTGGCTGTACTcagttttaagttttttttttttctctccattttcttCACCAAATCCCTTCCTAAACCTCCCCTTGTCCTTCACCTATTTCTCCTCTCTTTAtctgctcctctcctctcctctcctctcctctcctctcctctcctctcctctcctctcccccccctGTACCCCAACCAAACTACAGCAGTTCAACGCGGTCGTATCCCCCCTCAGCCGAGCCTCAGCCCCTCTATAACGCCCATAGGTGGCGCGAGCGGCCTCGGAGGCGGCGACTtctataacaacaacaacaacaacggggGAAGTGGCGGAGGTCAGCCGGTGTCCGAGCTGATTTCCCAGCTGCTGCGAGCCGAACCGTACCCCAGCAGTCGGTTTGGACACCAGTACAACCAACAGGCGGGCCCCGATAACGCCATGGGGATCGATAACATCTGTGAACTGGCTGCCAGGCTACTCTTCAGCACCGTGGAGTGGGCCAGAAGCATCCCCTATTTCCCTGAGCTGCCTGTGTCAGACCAGGTTAGCAGATTAGATTTGATGTGTTTGGATGCATAATTTGCGGTTATTCCCTTGTTATCAGATGGAATTCTTGGAAATGTAGGAGAGTTACAGGCAGTGATGGAATGTAGCTAAGTACattcactcaagtactgtacataagtacaaatttgagttacttgagtcttttcttttcatgccacttgctacttctactccgctacattcatctggcagctttagttactagttacttcacaAATTGAGATGTTTGCAcagaaaacacatgtagtttataaaatacgatgttttattataaattaaactacccaacaatataatggcctacaagtccagctgaaatgattagaccattaaacacacaactgtttggattgttTGGAGttttctgcattaagtacttttacttttaatgctTTAAGTCTAtttccctgatgatacttacatacttttacttaagtaacattttcaatgcaggacttttacttgtaacagagagTTTTTGCAGTGTGGtagtagtacttttacttacgtaaaggatctgaatacttcttccaccgctggaaACAGGATAGGTTGCCTACAtcaaaacataaatatacaatGAATACAGTGAACATTAAAAATGGATGGTGACAGTGTAGGTCAATCTGATTAACACACTCAACAAAATCCACAGGTGGCCCTGCTGAGGCTGAGCTGGAGCGAGTTGTTCATCCTCAACGCGGCGCAGTCGGCCCTGCCGCTCCACATGGCTCCCCTGTTGGCCGCGGCCGGCTTCCACTCCTCGCCCATGTCTGCGGAGCGCGTGGTGTCCTTCATGGACCAGGTGAGGGTGTTTCAGGACCAGGTGGACAAGCTGACCCGGCTGCAGGTGGACTCGGCTGAGTACAGCTGTCTCAAGGCCATCGCGCTGTTCTCACCAGGTGATTGTTACTGCTCTTCTGTTTTATCTGCTGTTATTGTAACACAATGTTCTGCAGAACCACTGAATCGCTGGGGCACCCCAGCCATTAAGTGTTGCCCATAAAATTGAGAGACTTGAGagagacagattaaaaaaagactgGTCAAAATGAGTGCTGCAGTAGCTCAGGTATTCTGACTTTTAGTCTCTAGCATCTCccaaaacactggatcctacatttcccataatgcaacttaaTAACGTCTTTCATCAGACCCTCCCTGCCTGGTAAACACAAGCTTTCGGTTAGAAATCTGTAGTCTCCAAGCCTAAACTGAGATAATGTCATCAGGGTTACTTTTACAGACCTAACAATGCTTCtgcagagccacagaagacactAAACAACTGTTTCCACTTGCTGAGGAGGACTAAGCACGATTAGGAAACTGATCTTCATGTGCACAATAGTTGGGGTGCCCCTCTAATAGATAACCATGAATAGGAattgaacacacacaaaataagagTCTGGAAGCACATCACAGTCCCACAGCAGTAAAACTGTAGATCTGTGTGGAGAACTGCAGGTACACTTGCAACCCTAATCTGGGAATACACCGACTATGGCACCATCTCCTGGCTTATTCATGAAAATGCAATGATGCACTATGTGCTGTATAATTTAGTGCTGTCACTGATCATTATGCAGCACCATgcattttaagactttttttttttaaagtggcttccTTAAACAAATTGCTTAGTGGGTATGCCTTATTCAAAAGCATTCAAATCTTTTTAAAACTAAATGACCCCATCCTGCTGTTTCTTTAAAGCTATGATCAGGGTTTATAGGTTTTAAATGTGTTCTTTTTATAGTGTAGACATGCTGAGGCAAggtatttgtgtattttgtgttccCCTTAGGGGCATTTTATCCCATTATCTGTTGGGATTTCAACCTTCCTCTCGGCTCATCACGACTCTTTATGTAACCAGCCCACACTATTAAGTAACTacctcctccttccttccttccttcctccctccctccctctcagaCGCCTGTGGTCTAACAGACCCAGTCCACGTGGAGTCTCTGCAGGAGAAGGCTCAGGTGGCTCTGACAGAGTACGAGAGGATGCAGTACCCAAGTCAGCCTCAGCGCTTCGGGCGCCTGCTCCTGCGCCTCCCCGCCCTGCGCGCCGTTCCCGCCAGCCTCATCTCGCAGCTCTTTTTCATGCGCCTGGTAGGAAAGACACCCATCGAGACGCTGATCCGTGACATGCAGCTCTCCGGAAGCTCCATCAGCTGGCCGTATGTCCCGGGACAGTAGCCCCTTTAGGGACGAGGTCTCCGTTTGGGGATTTGTGACGACAAGGACCCACAGGAAACCTCCTGACTCATCACTATCCATCTGTGTGGTTGTCAAACTGCAGTGCCAGCTGGCCGTcatatgtactgtactgtaagcGCTCTATTTCCCCTCATGAAACGAGCTCTCTGTCTCCACACGGGCCTCCAGTGGAGAGACGAGCTAGCGCCAGGCTGGATCTGTCTTGTTGCCAACCCAGTCGTTCTGGTGCCAGGTCTC
This Sander lucioperca isolate FBNREF2018 chromosome 9, SLUC_FBN_1.2, whole genome shotgun sequence DNA region includes the following protein-coding sequences:
- the nr2f6a gene encoding nuclear receptor subfamily 2 group F member 6a isoform X2 — encoded protein: MAMVSGGWGDPNGGTNGLGDKSYLRGEEEDGSPQAGGSDMEAGDDDKSCVVDCVVCGDKSSGKHYGVFTCEGCKSFFKRSVRRNLSYTCRSNRECQIDQHHRNQCQYCRLKKCFRVGMRKEVQRGRIPPQPSLSPSITPIGGASGLGGGDFYNNNNNNGGSGGGQPVSELISQLLRAEPYPSSRFGHQYNQQAGPDNAMGIDNICELAARLLFSTVEWARSIPYFPELPVSDQVALLRLSWSELFILNAAQSALPLHMAPLLAAAGFHSSPMSAERVVSFMDQVRVFQDQVDKLTRLQVDSAEYSCLKAIALFSPDACGLTDPVHVESLQEKAQVALTEYERMQYPSQPQRFGRLLLRLPALRAVPASLISQLFFMRLVGKTPIETLIRDMQLSGSSISWPYVPGQ
- the nr2f6a gene encoding nuclear receptor subfamily 2 group F member 6a isoform X1, producing the protein MAMVSGGWGDPNGGTNGLGDKSYLRGEEEDGSPQAGGSDMEAGDDDKSCVVDCVVCGDKSSGKHYGVFTCEGCKSFFKRSVRRNLSYTCRSNRECQIDQHHRNQCQYCRLKKCFRVGMRKEAVQRGRIPPQPSLSPSITPIGGASGLGGGDFYNNNNNNGGSGGGQPVSELISQLLRAEPYPSSRFGHQYNQQAGPDNAMGIDNICELAARLLFSTVEWARSIPYFPELPVSDQVALLRLSWSELFILNAAQSALPLHMAPLLAAAGFHSSPMSAERVVSFMDQVRVFQDQVDKLTRLQVDSAEYSCLKAIALFSPDACGLTDPVHVESLQEKAQVALTEYERMQYPSQPQRFGRLLLRLPALRAVPASLISQLFFMRLVGKTPIETLIRDMQLSGSSISWPYVPGQ